One Rosa chinensis cultivar Old Blush chromosome 5, RchiOBHm-V2, whole genome shotgun sequence genomic region harbors:
- the LOC112203388 gene encoding LOW QUALITY PROTEIN: scopoletin 8-hydroxylase (The sequence of the model RefSeq protein was modified relative to this genomic sequence to represent the inferred CDS: deleted 4 bases in 2 codons; substituted 3 bases at 3 genomic stop codons), which translates to MIRAITVAVEVNTDKTKSVLPTAPTAKHLVAPPGLVRDGNGVKGMVDLGLSKVPEQYIQPPHERILKLNASTKXAQSLRPIDLSKLDAVDHEQVANEIVNAAEVLGFFQVVNWRHGLPVELLESLKDAANNFFEQAPEKKAAYRKGVSPSPYVKYGTSFVPEKEKALGWKDYVSMVYSSDADALSHWPNECKXLHLSTLKESMHMVKKIVKTLIEKLGVTLEDSKLDGLVGLKMVNMVYPKKIKMVSMNFYPTCPNPELTVGVGRHSDMGTLTVLLQDGIGGLYVKVEEDMNAGKKGEWIEIPPIPGALVINIGDTLXILGNGRYKSAEYRVRTTNAQSRVSVPIFTIPNPTEIIGPLPEVVARDGVARYSDMVFGDYMNNFFGNAHEGKKSHDYAQINN; encoded by the exons ATGATCAGGGCTATCACCGTGGCGGTTGAAGTTAATACGGATAAGACTAAGAGCGTGCTGCCAACTGCGCCTACGGCCAAGCATTTGGTTGCACCACC TGGACTTGTCAGGGATGGCAATGGCGTGAAGGGCATGGTGGACTTAGGCCTATCCAAAGTACCTGAACAATACATACAACCACCTCATGAGCGTATACTGAAGCTTAATGCAAGC ACTAAATGAGCTCAGAGCCTCAGACCAATCGATCTGTCTAAGCTTGATGCGGTTGATCATGAACAAGTGGCTAATGAGATCGTTAATGCTGCCGAGGTTCTTGGGTTCTTCCAAGTTGTGAAC TGGCGGCATGGCCTGCCTGTGGAGTTGCTGGAGTCTCTGAAAGATGCTGCAAACAATTTCTTCGAGCAAGCGCCAGAGAAGAAAGCTGCTTACCGGAAAGGTGTGAGCCCGAGCCCGTACGTGAAGTATGGAACGAGTTTTGTGCCGGAGAAAGAGAAGGCTTTGGGGTGGAAGGACTATGTTAGCATGGTGTACTCCAGTGATGCTGATGCTCTCAGTCACTGGCCTAACGAGTGCAAGTAA TTGCACTTGAGTACCTTAAAAGAATCAATGCATATGGTAAAGAAAATAGTGAAAACTTTGATTGAGAAGCTCGGAGTGACACTTGAGGACTCAAAACTAGATGGACTCGTTGGGTTAAAGATGGTGAACATGgtatatccaaaaaaaataaagatggtGAGCATGAACTTTTACCCAACATGCCCTAATCCGGAGCTCACTGTCGGAGTTGGGCGTCACTCGGACATGGGCACCTTAACCGTTTTACTGCAAGATGGAATTGGTGGTTTGTATGTGAAGGTTGAAGAAGACATGAATGCTGGAAAGAAAGGAGAGTGGATCGAGATCCCTCCTATCCCTGGAGCCTTGGTCATCAACATTGGTGATACATTATAG ATACTTGGTAATGGGAGATATAAAAGTGCCGAATACAGAGTTCGAACTACAAACGCTCAATCAAGAGTGTCTGTTCCGATATTTACCATTCCAAATCCAACAGAAATAATTGGGCCGCTGCCGGAGGTGGTGGCGCGTGATGGAGTGGCTCGTTACAGTGACATGGTTTTTGGAGATTATATGAACAACTTTTTCGGCAATGCACATGAGGGCAAGAAGTCTCATGATTATGCCCAGATTAATAATTAG
- the LOC112166889 gene encoding LOB domain-containing protein 4: MKEISGRKQGGMSPCAACKLLRRRCAQDCVFAPYFPADEPHKFASVHKVFGASNVNKMLQELPEHQRSDAVSSMVYEANARVRDPVYGCVGAISSLQQQIDVLQTQLAIAQAEVVHMKMNQLPSASSPAATSENTSPISVKQIMPNNNNNSHHHYHPHQTTKSFFTMDMVVDQANSLWSC; encoded by the exons ATGAAGGAGATCAGTGGTAGAAAACAAGGTGGAATGTCTCCATGCGCAGCATGCAAGCTTCTGAGAAGGAGGTGTGCGCAGGATTGTGTGTTTGCTCCTTATTTTCCAGCTGATGAGCCTCACAAGTTTGCAAGTGTGCACAAGGTTTTTGGTGCTAGCAATGTCAACAAGATGCTACAG GAATTACCAGAGCACCAGCGCAGTGATGCAGTGAGTTCGATGGTGTACGAGGCAAACGCTCGAGTAAGAGACCCTGTGTACGGCTGTGTTGGTGCAATCTCATCTCTACAGCAACAGATCGACGTCCTCCAAACTCAACTGGCCATTGCACAAGCTGAGGTGGTGCACATGAAAATGAATCAATTGCCTTCTGCATCATCTCCCGCAGCCACATCAGAAAACACCTCTCCCATCTCAGTCAAGCAAATAAtgcctaataataataataattctcacCATCATTATCATCCTCATCAGACCACCAAATCCTTTTTTACAATGGACATGGTGGTAGATCAGGCCAATTCTTTGTGGTCATGCTAG